A DNA window from Candidatus Methylacidiphilales bacterium contains the following coding sequences:
- a CDS encoding type II toxin-antitoxin system HicB family antitoxin: MSKYLIIIEKTDTGYSAYSPDLPGCVATGSTRAEVESEMKDAIEFHIEGLKLSGYEVPEPGSVASYCEVAA; the protein is encoded by the coding sequence ATGAGCAAATACCTTATTATTATTGAGAAAACCGATACTGGTTACTCGGCTTACTCTCCTGATCTTCCGGGGTGTGTGGCCACAGGAAGCACCCGTGCTGAAGTCGAAAGCGAGATGAAGGATGCCATTGAGTTTCATATCGAGGGGCTGAAACTTTCCGGATATGAGGTTCCAGAGCCTGGTTCGGTGGCGTCTTATTGCGAAGTTGCGGCTTAA
- a CDS encoding type II toxin-antitoxin system HicA family toxin: protein MKVREAIRLIQDDGWYLDRTRGSHRQFKHPSKLGLVTIPGKPNDDLAPGTKNSILKQSGLK, encoded by the coding sequence GTGAAGGTTCGCGAAGCAATTCGACTTATTCAGGACGATGGATGGTATCTTGACCGCACCCGAGGCAGCCACAGGCAATTTAAGCACCCAAGCAAGCTTGGTTTGGTAACTATTCCCGGCAAGCCCAATGATGATCTTGCGCCGGGAACGAAAAACAGTATCCTTAAACAGTCGGGGTTAAAATGA
- a CDS encoding type II toxin-antitoxin system HicB family antitoxin, with product MNYTAIIKQDGDWWIGWVEEVPGVNAQEKTKADLLSSLRQALSEAIEFNREEAREAAEDNYTEELLSV from the coding sequence ATGAATTACACCGCCATTATTAAGCAGGATGGAGACTGGTGGATTGGTTGGGTTGAAGAAGTTCCTGGAGTCAATGCTCAGGAAAAGACCAAGGCAGATTTACTTTCCTCACTTCGCCAAGCCCTATCTGAAGCGATTGAATTTAACCGAGAAGAAGCACGAGAAGCAGCCGAGGACAATTATACCGAGGAACTGCTATCGGTATGA